TCGGGCGCGGCTATGCATGGTTGGATACCGGCACACATGCCAGCCTGCTGGATGCCGGGAATTTCGTGCGCACGCTTCAAGACCGTCAAGGCACGCAGGTCGGCTGCCCCGAAGAAATCGCGTTCGACCATGGTTGGCTGAGCGTTGAGGGGCTGAAAGCCCGTGCCGATCTTTATGCAAAGACGGGATATGGCGCTTATTTGCAGAGTTTGTTGCCAACATAGCGGCGCGATCACCAATCGGGTTGGGCAAAATGCTCGATCAGAAAATCGAGGAATGCCCTAAGCCTTGGCTGCATATTGCGCCCCGGATGGTAGACCGCGTGAAAGGCCGCGTTGTCCGCCAATGCGAAATCTTCCAAAAGCGCGACCAGTTCGCCGCGCGCGATGGCGGGCTTGGCCAGATGCTCGGCGCAGCGCATGACACCCACACCGTCGCGGCACAGTTGGAACATGGCCATGCCAGCATTGCAGCGCATACGCCCCGCCGCCTCGAACAGGTAGGGGCCGCTTGGCGTGGTGAACTGCCATTGGTTCAGATGCGCACGCGCGCTGTCCCAGCACAGGCAGGGAACGCGCGACAGGTCTTGCGGATGTGCGGGCACCCCGTGCCGGGCCAAAAGCGAGGGCGCCGCCACCACGATACGCCGCAAGCCGCAAAGCCGTCGCGCCCGCAGGGACGAATCCGCCAGATGGCCCATCCGGATCGCAAGGTCGATGCGGTCCTCGATCAGGTTGACGCTGTCATCGGTCAGCACAAGGTCCACCGCCACTTTGGGGTGGCGCGTCAGGAACTGCGGCAAGATCGGGGTGATCCGGTCCAGCCCGAAGGCCAGAGGTGCAGAAACACGCAACAGCCCGGCGACCTGTTCGGCGCTGGTCTGAAGCGCGGCCTCGGCCTGTTCAACACCGTCTATGGCACGGCGGCACCCGTCCAGATACACCGCGCCTTCGGGCGTCAGCGTATGGCCGCGGGTACTGCGATGCAGCAGAACCACGCCCAGCCGTTCCTCTAGCCGCGCAATGGTCTGGCTGACAAAGGGCTGGCTTACCCCCAGCGCCTGCGCCGCCGCCGTAAAGCCGCCGCTTTCCGCAACCGCCGCAAAGACGCGCATGGCCAGCAACCTGTCATCTTTCATCTGTGCCCCTTGGTGGCCGCGATAAGTGTCATTGCAAGTGTATCATTGACCGGCCCGCACGTCGCGCCCGATGCTGGAACACCTGCTCTTGCTTGAAAGGATGCACCATGCTGGACCTTGGAAACCGGATTTCGATCTACCAACCGGAACAGGAAGGACTGATTTTTCCCGAATTGCCCGAATTCGCCAATGTCGAGGATGAACGCCGGCACCGCAAGGAACGGCTGGTGGCAAGCTGCCGCGCCTTTGCGCAGGCCGGGTTCGATTATGGCTTTGCAGGCCACCTGACGGTGCGCGACCCCGAGCATCCGGAACTCTATTGGACCAACCCGATGTGCGTGCATTTCGCCAAGGTGAAAATGTCGAACCTGATCTTGGTGGACCATGACGGCAATGTGGTCGAGGGCAAATATGCCGTGAACCGCGCAGGCTTCGTGCTGCATGCCAATGTGCATGAAGAACACCCCGACATTATCGCGATGTGCCACGCGCATACCGTTTACGGCACCGCCTGGTGCGCCACGGGCCGCCCCATTGAACCCATCACCCAAGACGCCTGCGCGTTTTTCGAGGATCATGTCATCATCGGGGACGAGGCCGGTGCCGTCGCGGTCGAAAACCACGCAGGCAGCAATGTGGCCAAGGCGTTCAAAGGCGTGAAAGCCGCCTTGCACCAGAATCACGGCTTGCTGACCGCCAGCCGCCACAGCATCGAATCCGCCGCGTTCTGGTTCATCGCGCTGGAACGCTGCTGCCAGCAACAACTGGACATCGCAGCATCGGGCATTCAGCCGACCTACATTCCTGCCGACCGCGCACGCTATTCACGCGAACATGTGGGCAGCGATTACATTGGATGGTTGCACTTCCAGACCATCTGGAACCAGTTGGTCGAAGATCAGCCAGACATGTTCGACTGACCGACTGCCGCTTCACAACACTGCGCCCCGTGCCATTGGCTGCGGGGCGTCTGGATGCGCCCCGCTACCGTCTAGGCTCAGGACCCATTGATTTCACCTTTGCGGCGTGATTCACGCTCCGCAAGGAGACTGATCAATGAGCAATCTTTTCTGGCTGACCGACGCCCAGATGGAGCGTCTAAAACCCTTCTTCCCCAAGAGCCATGGCAAGCCTCGCGTTGACGACAGACGCGTTCTCAGCGGGATAATCTTCATCAATCGCAATGGGTTGCGGTGGTGCGACGCGCCCAAGGAATATGGTCCGCACAAGACCTTATACAACCGCTGGAAGCGCTGGAGCGATATGGGCGTGTTCGCCCGGATCATGGCGGGTCTGGCGGCGGAGGGGACTGAGACCAAGACGGTCATGATCGACGCCACATATCTGAAAGCACATCGCACGGCTTCGAGCCTGCGGGTCAAAAAGGGGGGCCTGGCCGCCTGATCGGTCGCACGAAAGGCGGCATGAATACCAAACTGCATGCTGTCACAGATGCTATCGGTCGCCCCATTACCTTCTTCATGTCGGCCGGACAGGTCAGCGACTACACCGGTGCGGCGGCTTTGCTGCGGGAGTTGCCAGAAGCTGATTGGCTGCTTGCAGATCGCGGCTATGATGCGGACTGGTTCAGAGATGCGTTGAAAGACAAAGAGATAAAGCCCTGCATCCCTGGTCGAAAGAAGCGCAAGACCCCTGTGAAATACGACAAGCGACGCTACAAACGGCGCAACCGGATCGAGATCATGTTCGGTCGGCTAAAGGATTGGCGCAGGATCGCCACTCGCTACGACAGATGCCCAAAGGTGTTCCTTTCCGCAGTCGCGCTCGCAGCAACCGTCCTCTTCTGGCTGTGAATATCAATGAGTCTGGAGCCTAGGGCCAAAAGCTGTTCCCCGCCCACGCGGGGATGAACCGTCCTCTAACTTATAGCCCATCGTTTCAATAAACTGTTCCCCGCCCACGCGGGGATGAACCGACCTGCCAGCGCATTTCGGGCGGCGCTGCATGCTGTTCCCCGCCCACGCGGGGATGAACCGATCAGGGCAGCTACGCGGCGCTGCTCGAAAATCTGTTCCCCGCCCACGCGGGGATGAACCGGTCGATATCGTCACTTGTGGCGAGATTGATGTCTGTTCCCCGCCCACGCGGGGATGAACCGCCGGTGGCGGCAATCGGCGCACAACAGTCCGCTCATATTGATGGCGACGCACCACATCGGCTTGCGTTTCACCGTCTTGTACATCGCTCCCAACCAAGGCTGCATGGCGACGGGTCATTCGCTCCCCAAATTGGCGCAACTTGATCAAACTGGTACTGGGGTCATCCTGAAAATAGCTCTCCGCAAGCTTGCCAAGGTTGGCAAGCTCGGGGTCCAACCGATCGAGAAAGTCAAAGCTACTAAGACGCTGATCCATCGTGCAATTTTTGCGCGAGTAGCCGTATAATTGCGACGGGCGATAGGTGCGCCTTCGGAAAATTCATACGGTGTCAGCCTTGCGGTGCATTGGGGTCAGAGGGCGGATCTGACATCAGCACATGCGCCTCAGACAGGATCTCGCTGCCCTCCTGGGCAATTTCACCCGGCAAATCGGGACGTTTCAACCAGCCAATCATGCGCCGCAGGAGAGGTTCGAGGTGGCGAAGAAGCCGATCCACCTTCGACAGTTTGGCCGACAATTCCGCATCCTTATGGGCAACCTCGGCTTGCGCTCGTGACATTTCCTTTTGCCTTGCAGCAATTTCAGCCTTTGCGGCATGGCGTTCCATAAACGTTGCCTGAACGACCTCGAGAGCATCGGCTTCGGCGGCCTTTGCCTTCGCCGTGATTTCGGCGGCCTCGGCGGCCTGTGCCTCCGTTTCCTGTTGCGCAGCGATCAAATCAGCCTCTGCCCGCGCATTGGCCGCTGCCAGCGCATGGCTCCGTTCCTCCATCTGACGCAACTGGGCTTTGCGCCGCAACATTTTCTCATTCAGGGCCTCTGACTCAGCAGCCAGCCGTTGATTGCGGATATGCCGAAAGGCACCAACGATCTGTCCACCCGTCCGGGCGATTCTGGCATCTACCAGCACTTGCTCTGCCTCGGCCTGTCGTTGCCTCGCTTCCGCGACGGCACGTTTGCGGGATTTCTTGACGGTGGAGTTCGACACCAGCGCCGCGTCTGCAAGCATGCCGTCCGCCGCATCGCGTGCCGTTGTTTTGATCTTTGCCGCATCCTGCAGCGCTTTACGTCGCTGCTCCCTGCGCCACTTACTCGGCGGCACATGGTCACGCGGGCTTGGCCCTTCCAGCCCTGCGGCCATTGCGGCGCGGGCGGCTGCAGCCCGGCGCTCGCCACGGTGGATGCCCAAGTCGAGAAATGCCTCGCCAACCAAATCTTGCGCATGTTCATAGTCGGCAAGCAGCGCATTGGCCGATGGTTGCAACAAGCGCTGTACGCCCCGGTTCTGACTGATTTTTTCATTCCACACAGCGACAGCGAAATGCATATGCACGGACTCTTCATCCACATGAACGGTCAGTTCGCGCAGCTGCCCGTCGGGGAAATGTGTCTGCAGGAACTCCACGCCCCGGTCGACAAATCGGGACACCCGGTCGGGGTCCCATTCCTGCGCCCCCGTGCCACCGAACCAGAGTTTATTGACCTGTTGATTGCCACTGAGATTTGACCCGGCATTGTCACCGAGAACTGACCCACCCAGTGGTTATGTTCTGCGTATCATGATGGCGTCAATGCTGGTGTTTCCTTCCGTTTCTTTTTCGCTGTTTCTGAGCTGGCCTTGAAGCGGTAGCTGTCATTGCCGGTCTCCAGAATGTGGCAGCGGTGGGTGAGGCGATCGAGCAGCGCGGTGGTCATTTTGGCGTCACCAAAGACCGTAGCCCACTCGGCGAAGCTCAGGTTGGTGGTTATGATGACGCTGGTGCGCTCGTAGAGTTTGCTCAGAAGATGGAAGAGCAAGGCCCCGCCAGAGGCGCTGAATGGCAGGTATCCCAGTTCGTCCAGGATCACCAAATCGGTTTTTACCAGGGCCTCGGCGATCTTCCCGGCTTTGCCATGGGCCTTTTCTTGTTCCAGGGCATTGACCAATTCCACCGTCGAGAAGAAACGCACGCGCTTGCGGTGATGCTCGATAGCCTGGATGCCGAGGGCCGTCGCAACATGCGATTTCCCTGTGCCAGCCCCCCCGATCAGCACCACATTCTCTGCGCCATCCAGAAATTCGCAGCGATGGAGCTGGCGGACCAGAGCTT
This genomic window from Roseibaca calidilacus contains:
- a CDS encoding LysR family transcriptional regulator, with the translated sequence MKDDRLLAMRVFAAVAESGGFTAAAQALGVSQPFVSQTIARLEERLGVVLLHRSTRGHTLTPEGAVYLDGCRRAIDGVEQAEAALQTSAEQVAGLLRVSAPLAFGLDRITPILPQFLTRHPKVAVDLVLTDDSVNLIEDRIDLAIRMGHLADSSLRARRLCGLRRIVVAAPSLLARHGVPAHPQDLSRVPCLCWDSARAHLNQWQFTTPSGPYLFEAAGRMRCNAGMAMFQLCRDGVGVMRCAEHLAKPAIARGELVALLEDFALADNAAFHAVYHPGRNMQPRLRAFLDFLIEHFAQPDW
- a CDS encoding class II aldolase/adducin family protein is translated as MLDLGNRISIYQPEQEGLIFPELPEFANVEDERRHRKERLVASCRAFAQAGFDYGFAGHLTVRDPEHPELYWTNPMCVHFAKVKMSNLILVDHDGNVVEGKYAVNRAGFVLHANVHEEHPDIIAMCHAHTVYGTAWCATGRPIEPITQDACAFFEDHVIIGDEAGAVAVENHAGSNVAKAFKGVKAALHQNHGLLTASRHSIESAAFWFIALERCCQQQLDIAASGIQPTYIPADRARYSREHVGSDYIGWLHFQTIWNQLVEDQPDMFD
- a CDS encoding IS5 family transposase (programmed frameshift) codes for the protein MSNLFWLTDAQMERLKPFFPKSHGKPRVDDRRVLSGIIFINRNGLRWCDAPKEYGPHKTLYNRWKRWSDMGVFARIMAGLAAEGTETKTVMIDATYLKAHRTASSLRVKKGGPGRLIGRTKGGMNTKLHAVTDAIGRPITFFMSAGQVSDYTGAAALLRELPEADWLLADRGYDADWFRDALKDKEIKPCIPGRKKRKTPVKYDKRRYKRRNRIEIMFGRLKDWRRIATRYDRCPKVFLSAVALAATVLFWL